A single genomic interval of Hevea brasiliensis isolate MT/VB/25A 57/8 chromosome 4, ASM3005281v1, whole genome shotgun sequence harbors:
- the LOC110647766 gene encoding lachrymatory-factor synthase-like has protein sequence MAEETEPKWEGKASVELKGATADQVWPFLEDFCNIHQWFPNVETSYQVQGELGKPGLIRYCASKPQPSSDGTGGNIVNWAKEKLIMINPVERCLSYEIIENNVGFNWYTATFKVLPVNGDGAGNQHGCKIEWSFVADPIEGWSLQDFDSYMNSTLQFMGNKMEQVLAVAA, from the coding sequence ATGGCAGAGGAGACAGAGCCTAAATGGGAAGGGAAGGCCTCGGTGGAGCTGAAAGGCGCGACAGCAGACCAAGTATGGCCTTTCTTGGAGGACTTTTGCAATATACATCAGTGGTTTCCGAATGTTGAAACTTCTTACCAAGTCCAGGGTGAGCTAGGCAAGCCTGGCCTCATCAGATACTGCGCTTCCAAGCCACAACCATCCTCCGACGGCACCGGTGGGAACATCGTCAACTGGGCTAAAGAGAAGCTCATCATGATAAATCCTGTTGAACGGTGTCTAAGCTACGAGATCATTGAAAATAACGTGGGATTCAATTGGTATACGGCCACATTCAAAGTTTTGCCAGTGAATGGAGATGGAGCAGGTAATCAACATGGGTGTAAGATCGAGTGGTCATTTGTTGCTGATCCGATTGAAGGGTGGAGTTTGCAGGATTTCGATTCCTATATGAACTCTACTCTCCAGTTTATGGGCAACAAAATGGAACAAGTACTTGCTGTCGCTGCCTGA